The following are from one region of the Silene latifolia isolate original U9 population chromosome 9, ASM4854445v1, whole genome shotgun sequence genome:
- the LOC141600618 gene encoding uncharacterized protein LOC141600618 → MRDHLILKGFKPNYTVWIWHGEKENDIHNCPNAVNVQKQVDNIMIDFEVTGEDCNNNEVNEKSDDKDCNIEADNVDQMMDDLEKDFVDCPEIFQMLVSDSKKPLFPGCSKFTRLSAVLKLYTLKVGNGWSDKSFTALLKLLSDMLPKGNELPTNTYRCKKVLCPLATNYQKIHACPSDCILYRKDYSDLDECPRCKKSRYKLKEGRKKGVPAKTLWYLSIIPWFKRLFANPKDAEYMLWHDIGRKKDGKLRHVADAPQWRTTDRDFLEFGSDPRNLRLGLCTNGINPFGTQSTQHSTWPVMLII, encoded by the coding sequence ATGCGAGATCATTTGATATTAAAGGGATTTAAACCAAATTATACTGTGTGGATATGGCACGGAGAGAAAGAGAATGACATTCATAATTGTCCTAATGCCGTAAATGTTCAGAAACAAGTTGATAATATTATGATTGATTTTGAGGTAACTGGAGAGGATTGTAATAACAATGAGGTTAATGAGAAGAGTGATGATAAGGATTGTAATATAGAGGCTGATAATGTCGATCAGATGATGGATGATCTTGAAAAAGATTTTGTTGATTGTCCGGAAATTTTTCAAATGCTTGTTAGTGATTCAAAGAAGCCGTTATTTCCGGGTTGCTCTAAATTTACCCGTCTATCAGCGGTGTTGAAGTTGTACACCTTAAAAGTTGGGAACGGTTGGAGCGATAAGAGTTTTACTGCTTTATTGAAACTCTTGTCCGATATGTTGCCGAAAGGTAATGAGCTTCCCACTAACACTTATCGATGTAAGAAAGTGCTGTGTCCCCTTGCTACGAATTATCAAAAAATCCATGCGTGCCCGAGTGACTGCATTTTGTACCGTAAAGACTACAGCGACTTAGATGAGTGCCCACGATGCAAGAAGTCGAGGTATAAGCTTAAAGAAGGTCGTAAAAAAGGGGTGCCTGCCAAGACCTTATGGTATTTATCAATAATACCATGGTTTAAGCGTTTGTTTGCAAATCCGAAGGATGCAGAGTATATGTTATGGCATGACATAGGGAGGAAAAAAGATGGCAAGTTACGACACGTCGCTGATGCTCCTCAGTGGAGAACAACTGATAGAGATTTCCTGGAATTTGGTAGTGATCCTAGAAATTTAAGATTAGGGCTTTGCACGAACGGAATTAATCCCTTCGGAACTCAAAGtacccaacatagtacttggccagtaatGTTGATAATTTAA